From a region of the Hippopotamus amphibius kiboko isolate mHipAmp2 chromosome 3, mHipAmp2.hap2, whole genome shotgun sequence genome:
- the LOC130849501 gene encoding LOW QUALITY PROTEIN: 26S proteasome non-ATPase regulatory subunit 10-like (The sequence of the model RefSeq protein was modified relative to this genomic sequence to represent the inferred CDS: substituted 1 base at 1 genomic stop codon) has protein sequence MEGFVSNLMVCNLAYSGKLEELKERILANKSLATRTDQDSRTALHWACSTRHTEIVEFLLXLGVPVNDRDDAGWSPLHIAASAGWDEIVKALLGKGAQVNAVNQNGCTPLHYAASKNRHETDVMLLEGGANPDAKDHYEATAMHRAAAKGNLKMIHILLYYKASTNIQDTEGNTPLHLACDEERVEEAKLLVSQGASIYIENKEEKTPLQVAKGGLALILKRMVES, from the coding sequence ATGGAGGGGTTTGTGTCTAACCTAATGGTCTGCAACCTGGCCTACAGCGGGAAGCTGGAGGAGTTGAAGGAGAGGATTCTGGCCAATAAATCCCTGGCCACTAGGACTGACCAGGACAGCAGAACTGCGCTGCATTGGGCGTGCTCCACCAGACATACAGAAATTGTTGAATTCTTGCTGTAACTTGGAGTGCCAGTGAATGACAGAGATGATGCAGGTTGGTCTCCTCTTCATATTGCTGCTTCTGCTGGCTGGGATGAGATTGTAAAAGCCCTTCTGGGAAAAGGTGCTCAAGTGAATGCTGTCAATCAAAATGGCTGTACTCCCCTACATTATGCAGCTTCCAAGAACAGACATGAGACTGATGTCATGTTACTGGAAGGCGGGGCTAATCCAGATGCTAAGGACCATTATGAGGCTACAGCAATGCACCGGGCAGCAGCCAAGGGTAACTTGAAGATGATTCATATCCTTCTGTACTACAAAGCTTCCACAAACATCCAAGACACTGAGGGTAACACTCCTCTACACTTAGCCTGTGACGAGGAGCGagtggaagaagcaaaactgcTGGTGTCCCAAGGAGCAAGTATTTACAttgagaataaagaagaaaagacaccCCTGCAAGTGGCCAAAGGTGGTCTGGCTTTAATACTCAAGAGAATGGTGGAAAGTTAA